Proteins encoded together in one Bacteroidota bacterium window:
- a CDS encoding NADH dehydrogenase subunit, with protein MEYITIKNGETAPLQAIPVLEYQVFYAQVIELMEDKNCHCLNYYAYKESENYLKMMCCMANDATSDIFVFSHIYDIAKGESPKSLTAVVPGMHCFEREISENFGITFTEQPWDKPLRFAHNRSDKNSVIENYPFYGISGHELHEVGVGPIHAGIIEPGHFRFICNGEKVLHLEIHLGYQHRGIEQMMLGAKSITERTLLAESIAGDSVAANTTAFAMLTESLSGESVSATLSLERSIAIELERAAIHTGDLSALCTDIAYQLGSSVFQGLRTTLINTFLGWCGNRFARRLIRPYYSPFPMNSAYKNLISKNLETFEPRFDEMADYLFNIPGVLARFDDAGHVTREQAELIQAVGMVARTSGIARDTRSSHPYGPFNRIKHEPVCVDTGDVHARAILRRLEVTQSLEYIREMLEMCDDEPGTRKAGRPFMPSAFSIAITEGWRGEHVHCAITDKQGQLAHYKIKDPSLHNWMALALAVRKNDISDFPVCNKSFNLSYCGYDL; from the coding sequence ATGGAATATATTACTATAAAAAACGGCGAAACTGCGCCCCTGCAAGCAATTCCGGTACTGGAATATCAGGTATTTTATGCTCAGGTAATTGAATTGATGGAAGATAAAAACTGCCACTGCCTGAATTACTATGCTTACAAAGAATCTGAAAATTATCTGAAAATGATGTGCTGCATGGCGAATGATGCCACTTCTGACATTTTTGTCTTCAGCCACATTTATGATATTGCCAAAGGTGAATCTCCCAAATCACTGACGGCTGTAGTGCCGGGAATGCATTGTTTTGAACGTGAAATCAGTGAGAATTTCGGTATTACCTTCACGGAACAGCCGTGGGACAAGCCATTGCGATTTGCACATAACCGTTCGGACAAAAATTCCGTTATTGAGAATTATCCGTTTTACGGTATTTCAGGACATGAACTGCATGAAGTGGGCGTTGGTCCTATACATGCCGGTATCATTGAGCCCGGACACTTCCGATTTATATGCAACGGAGAAAAAGTACTGCATCTCGAAATCCATCTGGGTTACCAGCATCGCGGTATAGAACAGATGATGCTTGGCGCGAAAAGCATAACAGAACGCACGCTGCTCGCCGAAAGTATTGCCGGTGACAGCGTTGCCGCGAATACCACCGCTTTCGCGATGCTTACCGAATCTCTTAGCGGGGAAAGCGTTTCAGCAACTCTCAGCCTTGAACGCTCCATTGCTATTGAGCTTGAACGAGCAGCCATACATACCGGCGACCTGAGTGCACTGTGTACTGATATCGCTTACCAATTGGGCAGTTCGGTCTTTCAGGGATTGCGCACAACACTCATAAATACATTTTTAGGCTGGTGCGGAAACCGCTTTGCGCGAAGACTGATTCGCCCGTATTACAGCCCTTTCCCGATGAATTCGGCTTATAAAAATCTCATCAGCAAAAATCTTGAGACCTTTGAGCCGCGCTTCGATGAAATGGCCGATTATCTTTTTAATATACCCGGCGTACTTGCCCGTTTTGATGATGCAGGACACGTTACCCGTGAACAGGCAGAATTGATACAGGCTGTAGGAATGGTCGCACGGACGTCAGGTATTGCCAGGGATACAAGAAGTTCTCATCCTTACGGTCCTTTTAATAGAATAAAACACGAACCTGTTTGTGTTGATACAGGCGACGTCCACGCAAGAGCAATTTTGCGCAGACTCGAAGTTACCCAGTCGCTTGAGTACATTCGTGAGATGCTGGAAATGTGCGACGATGAACCCGGAACCCGCAAAGCCGGTCGTCCGTTTATGCCGTCAGCATTTTCTATTGCCATTACCGAGGGCTGGCGCGGAGAGCATGTACACTGCGCCATTACCGACAAACAGGGGCAACTGGCACATTATAAAATAAAAGACCCGTCGCTGCACAACTGGATGGCACTGGCATTGGCAGTCCGCAAAAATGACATTTCAGATTTTCCGGTCTGCAACAAGAGTTTCAATTTATCCTATTGCGGTTATGATTTGTAA